Sequence from the Deltaproteobacteria bacterium genome:
ACTTTCTTAAAAATAATGATTCCTACCATTTCTTCAGCAGGAGCAGCGGACTTTTCAAAACAGGCCCTACAGGGACGAATGTCATGGACATTCAGGTGATGATTATTGAAGGGGATGGTTAGGGAAGAGCAGGAAAGCGTGATGTTAATGGGATTACCTCCCCTCATTCCTCTCCTTGTAAAGGGGAGGCTATGAGGGGTGGTTAGCAAAGCGGGGTTACTATGCAATATAAGAGTAAGTTTATACTGGAATATTCTCCCCACTTTGTGTAAAATAGCCGCTTTTTTAATCAATTAAAATAACTGGAGGAGTGAGTTGTAATGGAAAGAACACTTTCAATAATCAAGCCCGATGGCGTTAAGAAGAATGTTATCGGTGAAGTAATCAAGCGCTTTGAAACAAATGGTCTAAGACCGGTGGCTATGAAGATGCTTCATTTAACCAAGAAAGAAGCCGGAGGTTTTTATGCCGTTCATAAAGAAAGACCTTTCTTCAATGATCTTACCGACTTTATGTCTTCCGGGCCCTGCCTTGTCATGGCGCTGGAAGGTAAAAATGCAATTGCCAAAAACAGGGAGCTTATGGGTGCAACTAATCCTGCCGATGCCGACGCCGGTACGATCAGGGCTGACTTTGCCGACAGCATCGACAACAACGTTGTTCATGGTTCCGATGCGCCTGAAACAGCTGCCTTCGAGATAGGATACTTTTTTAATGCCCTCGAAATTGCCGACAGGGTATAATTAAGATGATTTGACCATAAGCGCCCTTTGCTAAACCTGGAAACGACATTTGGATCATGGTTTCTAGCACAACATCTTGATTCCACAGCACTTCCAAAAAATACCCGCTTAACCTGTGGGTGAA
This genomic interval carries:
- the ndk gene encoding nucleoside-diphosphate kinase, producing the protein MERTLSIIKPDGVKKNVIGEVIKRFETNGLRPVAMKMLHLTKKEAGGFYAVHKERPFFNDLTDFMSSGPCLVMALEGKNAIAKNRELMGATNPADADAGTIRADFADSIDNNVVHGSDAPETAAFEIGYFFNALEIADRV